The Candidatus Effluviviaceae Genus I sp. genome contains a region encoding:
- a CDS encoding TetR/AcrR family transcriptional regulator encodes MRNQGAGSREEIIAAARRVFARHGIEKTTITDIVREARVGRATFYKMFHGRDAIFRAVLEREIGNILSEVRAAVDGAQDTRGRLKVALLTHMSLIRENVNVYRVTAGVLAEIMPPALWRGEFKHMVDGFVDLYRDILDRGAREGEIVVGDPTRTAWVLVLLLKGLFLGSATGDIGGDRESVVEDVITILMDGMRPRGAGA; translated from the coding sequence ATGCGGAATCAGGGGGCGGGGAGTCGGGAGGAGATCATCGCTGCAGCGCGGCGCGTCTTCGCGCGGCACGGGATCGAGAAGACGACCATCACCGACATCGTCCGGGAGGCGCGCGTCGGCCGCGCCACGTTCTACAAGATGTTCCACGGCAGGGACGCGATCTTCCGGGCCGTGCTCGAGAGGGAGATCGGGAACATCCTCTCCGAGGTGCGGGCGGCGGTCGACGGAGCGCAGGACACGAGGGGCCGCCTCAAGGTGGCGCTCCTCACGCACATGTCCCTCATTCGCGAGAACGTGAACGTCTACCGCGTCACCGCCGGCGTGCTCGCGGAGATCATGCCGCCGGCGCTGTGGCGCGGCGAGTTCAAGCACATGGTCGACGGCTTCGTGGACCTCTACAGGGACATCCTGGACCGAGGGGCGAGGGAAGGCGAGATCGTGGTGGGCGATCCGACGCGCACGGCGTGGGTGCTCGTGCTGCTTCTGAAGGGGCTGTTCCTGGGAAGCGCGACGGGCGACATTGGAGGGGACAGGGAGTCGGTCGTGGAAGACGTGATCACCATCCTGATGGACGGCATGAGGCCGCGGGGGGCGGGCGCATGA
- a CDS encoding TolC family protein, whose protein sequence is MRQVHEARRAERAARPVRAGVAVLLALALMGGGPAAAAERLELTLREAVELGLAGSRELAIADSKVVAADARRSQAASTFFPQLSASGSYTRLDEAPSMDLGAFGGEGKIYLGDDDIYSIGLTVQQPLFTGGALLSAHGAARHAANAEVLARRRSEDEARYGITGAYLGLVQAREALKVMDDAVAQMSRHLADVEALYEQGMMIGSDALLARVRMAEVELGRTRARHAVSLANAALAFSLGVSLDTEIEPTDPLAGAALPERSLEAWTGAALAARSDLGAMREAVGAAGKGVSIARSGYLPRVMAIGTYAWDRPDRQYEPEFYEHWHVTLAAEMSIFDWGATRGRVREARAGLAQAERSRELLEDAVRLDVRRSFLAREEATAALSIAEGAAAQASEGLRVARESFRSGVVTSSAVLDAQASLTGAEMSRIAALAGLRLAEAGLLLAAGVAGE, encoded by the coding sequence ATGAGGCAGGTACACGAAGCGCGGCGGGCGGAGCGCGCCGCGAGGCCGGTTCGCGCAGGCGTCGCGGTCCTGTTGGCGCTTGCGCTCATGGGAGGCGGGCCGGCCGCGGCGGCGGAGCGGCTCGAGCTGACGCTGCGCGAGGCGGTCGAGCTCGGACTCGCCGGGAGCAGAGAGCTCGCTATCGCGGACTCGAAGGTCGTGGCGGCGGACGCGCGGCGAAGCCAGGCCGCGTCCACGTTCTTCCCGCAGCTGTCGGCGTCCGGCTCGTACACGCGGCTGGACGAGGCGCCCTCCATGGACCTCGGGGCGTTCGGCGGCGAGGGGAAGATCTACCTGGGCGACGACGACATCTACTCGATCGGGCTGACGGTGCAGCAGCCGCTCTTCACCGGCGGCGCGCTCCTGTCGGCTCACGGGGCGGCGAGGCACGCGGCGAACGCCGAAGTGCTGGCGCGCCGGAGGTCGGAGGACGAGGCTCGATACGGCATCACCGGCGCGTACCTGGGCCTCGTGCAGGCCCGCGAGGCCCTCAAGGTCATGGACGACGCGGTGGCGCAGATGTCGAGACACCTCGCGGACGTTGAGGCGCTCTACGAGCAGGGCATGATGATCGGGAGCGACGCGTTGCTCGCGCGCGTGCGGATGGCCGAGGTCGAGCTGGGCCGGACGAGGGCCCGGCACGCCGTGAGCCTCGCGAACGCCGCGCTGGCGTTCTCGCTCGGCGTGAGCCTCGACACGGAGATCGAGCCGACCGATCCTCTGGCAGGCGCGGCGCTGCCGGAGAGGAGCCTCGAGGCCTGGACGGGCGCCGCGCTCGCCGCGCGGAGCGATCTCGGCGCGATGCGCGAGGCGGTCGGCGCCGCGGGCAAGGGCGTGTCGATCGCGCGCTCGGGGTACCTCCCGCGCGTGATGGCCATCGGCACGTACGCGTGGGACCGTCCCGACCGCCAGTACGAGCCGGAGTTCTACGAGCACTGGCACGTCACCCTCGCGGCCGAGATGAGCATCTTCGACTGGGGCGCGACCCGCGGTCGCGTCAGGGAAGCCCGGGCCGGGCTCGCGCAGGCCGAGCGGTCGAGGGAGCTCCTCGAGGACGCGGTGAGGCTCGACGTCAGGCGGAGCTTCCTCGCGCGGGAGGAGGCCACCGCGGCCCTCTCCATCGCGGAGGGCGCGGCCGCGCAGGCCAGCGAAGGCCTTCGCGTCGCGCGGGAGAGCTTCCGAAGCGGAGTCGTCACGAGCAGCGCCGTGCTGGACGCCCAGGCGTCCCTCACGGGCGCGGAGATGAGCAGGATCGCCGCGCTGGCCGGGTTGCGGCTGGCGGAGGCGGGGCTGCTGCTGGCGGCCGGCGTGGCCGGGGAGTGA
- a CDS encoding efflux RND transporter periplasmic adaptor subunit has product MTRSTVRSGVVALTLVAVVAAGGCGGEKAAVEERGRVPVAVAQVGAGTVSPVMSYSGTVKPWRKVLLGAQIPGRVEKLHVDVGDRVTEGDLLVELGGEQLTEARARFAAIESDHERMKVLADRGAISEQAFEQSEAAYKAAKAGYDLVTGSARLRAPFSGIVSARYLDEGEVFTLMSMMTPSPAVLEIVKIDTVKVEIRVAEREKALVSSGLAAEVTSSALRGRTLRGEVTRVDPILDAMSRTAAADVVVANPGEVLRPGMFADVALALSPRSALLVPRDALVRQEGTAAFYVYVVDGGVARRRDLRLGESFGESVEVLAGLEDGESVVTAGRYRLRDGAEVEIVEAPAAASAGEEEAGR; this is encoded by the coding sequence ATGACGAGGTCAACGGTACGCTCGGGCGTGGTCGCGCTGACCCTGGTCGCGGTCGTCGCGGCGGGGGGATGCGGCGGCGAGAAGGCCGCCGTCGAGGAACGCGGCAGGGTCCCGGTCGCGGTGGCTCAGGTCGGCGCCGGCACGGTGTCTCCCGTGATGTCGTATTCGGGCACCGTCAAGCCGTGGCGGAAGGTCCTTCTGGGGGCGCAGATCCCGGGACGGGTGGAGAAGCTCCATGTCGACGTGGGCGACAGGGTCACCGAGGGCGACCTCCTGGTCGAACTCGGGGGCGAGCAGCTCACCGAGGCCCGCGCGCGGTTCGCGGCGATCGAGAGCGACCACGAGCGGATGAAGGTCCTCGCGGACCGCGGCGCGATCAGTGAGCAGGCGTTCGAACAGAGCGAGGCGGCGTACAAGGCCGCCAAGGCCGGGTACGACCTCGTGACGGGAAGCGCGCGGCTACGCGCTCCGTTCAGCGGCATCGTCTCCGCGAGGTACCTGGACGAGGGCGAGGTCTTCACGCTCATGTCCATGATGACGCCCTCTCCGGCGGTCCTCGAGATCGTCAAGATCGACACGGTGAAGGTGGAGATCCGCGTCGCTGAGCGAGAGAAGGCCCTCGTCTCGAGCGGGCTCGCAGCCGAGGTCACGTCCTCGGCGCTCCGCGGGCGCACCCTTCGCGGCGAGGTCACGCGGGTCGACCCGATCCTCGACGCGATGTCCCGCACGGCCGCGGCGGACGTCGTCGTGGCCAATCCCGGTGAGGTCCTCAGACCGGGGATGTTCGCCGACGTCGCCCTGGCGCTCTCTCCACGCTCGGCCCTCCTCGTGCCGCGCGACGCGCTCGTGCGCCAGGAGGGAACGGCGGCGTTCTACGTCTACGTCGTCGACGGAGGAGTCGCCCGGCGGCGCGACCTCAGGCTCGGCGAGAGCTTCGGCGAGTCCGTCGAGGTGCTGGCGGGCCTCGAGGACGGCGAGTCGGTGGTGACGGCCGGCCGCTACCGCCTGCGCGACGGAGCGGAGGTCGAGATCGTCGAGGCCCCGGCCGCGGCCAGCGCCGGTGAGGAGGAGGCGGGCCGATGA
- a CDS encoding efflux RND transporter permease subunit encodes MNLSGFAVKRPIAVFMLFIAIAIFGVLSFVRLPVDLMPSFEFPMVSVITYYLGAGSEDIETNVTEPIEDALSTLSGVEHVDSVSQNNLSVVTVQFAFGTDLSEAASDIREQLDALRQFLPSDIEPPALMKMSSASIPILVMGATARESYPGLRHIMKTQVVDPLKSVPGVAEVMFVGGPQREIQVRVDPRKLEATGISLDRVLGALKAENLDMPAGQVRIGWSDYTVRVPGQLTSADEIARVVVGQHMGRLIHLRDIAEIEDAFAESWMEARADREPGVVFFVSKQAGTNSVAISKAAMAKLEQIKDDLPPDVHIFTFWNTSDFIERAIRNLSTAVYYGGLCVILIVLFFLRRLRGTLVIALTIPVSVVTAFFAMYVAGYTINLVTLMSLSIAVGMVVDAAIVVLENITRHVEAGEKVREASTYGPSEIGLAVTAAAATTIVVFVPMLFASGLTGVLFKQLALIIIVMITASLFTALTLTPALTSTLLRREYAAPARGGRLSWFFDAGERFLRVVDERYARLLAAALRRRKRTVLVAVGIFVVTMALAGFVKTEFFPTPDSGEIEMILEVTPGTHLERTMEIIGEIEDHIVAEVPEREYLYSFAGEMGGWAVVQGEKEGTHVGRVGLKLVDRERRERTSEEVGDLLRKKAKSMPDVVKVNVRAGSSIGQFFGMGVVPISVQLKGRDMDELERIGVLVRDAIRKVPGTVDIELDTGDPRPEFHVIVNRERAAAVGLNTYLISSALQTHISGTDATRLRESGEEWDVVVRAPQGRRATLEDILALPIPTMAGGAVRLSSVADVQLGVAPTEIRHRDQERIVKVEGRLLGRPLGEVTGDIRKALADIEVPPSVRVDFGGDVEQQGRAFRDLALLLMLSIVLVYMVMAAQFESLIDPFIVMFSVPFAFVGVIWAFLITGTTLALTSFLGVIMLVGIVVNNAIVLVDYTNITRRRGTPLAEAVLAAGRRRLRPVLMTTFTTIFGMIPLAVMRATGSEVWRPLGVAMIGGLLVATLVTLVLVPTVYAVFETRFRRFEENTA; translated from the coding sequence ATGAACCTCTCCGGGTTCGCCGTCAAGCGCCCCATCGCTGTCTTCATGCTCTTCATCGCGATCGCCATCTTCGGCGTGCTGAGCTTCGTCAGGCTCCCCGTCGACCTCATGCCCTCGTTCGAGTTCCCGATGGTGAGCGTCATCACCTACTACCTCGGCGCCGGCTCCGAGGACATCGAGACGAACGTCACCGAGCCCATCGAGGACGCGCTCTCGACCCTCAGCGGCGTCGAGCACGTGGACTCGGTCTCCCAGAACAACCTGTCGGTCGTGACCGTGCAGTTCGCGTTCGGCACCGACCTGTCGGAGGCGGCGAGCGACATCCGCGAGCAGCTCGACGCGCTCAGGCAGTTCCTCCCGAGCGACATCGAGCCGCCCGCGCTCATGAAGATGAGCTCGGCGAGCATCCCGATCCTCGTGATGGGCGCGACCGCCCGCGAGAGCTACCCGGGGCTGCGCCACATCATGAAGACGCAGGTGGTCGACCCGCTCAAGTCCGTGCCGGGCGTGGCCGAGGTCATGTTCGTCGGCGGGCCCCAGCGCGAGATCCAGGTGCGAGTCGATCCCAGGAAGCTCGAGGCCACGGGGATCTCGCTGGACCGGGTCCTCGGCGCCCTCAAGGCCGAGAACCTCGACATGCCGGCGGGCCAGGTCCGCATCGGCTGGTCCGACTACACCGTGCGCGTGCCCGGGCAGCTCACGTCGGCCGACGAGATCGCGCGCGTGGTGGTCGGGCAGCACATGGGAAGGCTCATCCACCTCAGGGACATCGCGGAGATCGAGGATGCGTTCGCGGAGTCCTGGATGGAGGCGAGGGCGGACCGCGAGCCGGGCGTCGTGTTCTTCGTGTCGAAGCAGGCGGGCACGAACTCCGTCGCCATCTCGAAGGCCGCCATGGCGAAGCTCGAGCAGATCAAGGACGATCTGCCGCCGGACGTTCACATCTTCACGTTCTGGAACACCTCGGACTTCATCGAGCGGGCGATCCGGAACCTGAGCACGGCCGTGTACTACGGCGGTCTCTGCGTCATTCTCATCGTGCTCTTCTTCCTCAGGCGGCTCCGGGGAACGCTGGTCATCGCGCTCACGATCCCCGTGTCGGTCGTCACGGCGTTCTTCGCGATGTACGTCGCGGGGTACACGATCAACCTCGTGACGCTCATGAGCCTCTCGATCGCCGTCGGCATGGTCGTCGACGCGGCGATCGTCGTCCTCGAGAACATCACGCGGCACGTCGAGGCGGGCGAGAAGGTGCGGGAGGCGTCCACATACGGCCCGTCGGAGATCGGCCTTGCGGTCACCGCGGCCGCTGCGACGACGATCGTCGTGTTCGTGCCGATGCTCTTTGCCAGCGGGCTCACGGGAGTGCTGTTCAAACAGCTCGCCCTCATCATCATCGTGATGATCACGGCCTCGCTCTTCACGGCGCTCACGCTCACGCCGGCGCTGACCTCCACCCTTCTCCGGCGCGAGTACGCGGCGCCGGCCCGCGGCGGGCGGCTCTCGTGGTTCTTCGACGCGGGGGAGCGCTTCCTCAGGGTCGTGGACGAGCGCTACGCGCGACTGCTCGCGGCCGCGCTCCGGCGCAGGAAGAGGACCGTGCTCGTCGCCGTCGGGATCTTCGTCGTCACGATGGCGCTCGCGGGGTTCGTGAAGACCGAGTTCTTCCCGACGCCGGACAGCGGCGAGATCGAGATGATCCTCGAGGTCACGCCGGGGACGCACCTCGAGCGGACGATGGAGATCATCGGGGAGATCGAGGACCACATCGTGGCCGAGGTGCCCGAGAGGGAGTACCTCTACAGCTTCGCCGGCGAGATGGGCGGCTGGGCGGTCGTCCAGGGCGAGAAGGAGGGCACGCACGTCGGGCGGGTCGGCCTCAAGCTCGTGGACAGGGAGAGGCGCGAGAGGACGTCCGAGGAGGTCGGCGACCTCCTCCGGAAGAAGGCGAAGTCCATGCCGGACGTCGTCAAGGTGAACGTGCGCGCCGGAAGCTCGATCGGCCAGTTCTTCGGCATGGGCGTCGTTCCGATCTCCGTGCAGCTCAAGGGCCGCGACATGGACGAGCTGGAGAGGATCGGCGTTCTTGTCCGTGACGCGATCCGGAAGGTGCCGGGCACCGTGGACATCGAACTCGACACGGGCGATCCGCGGCCGGAGTTCCACGTCATCGTCAACCGCGAGCGGGCGGCCGCGGTCGGCCTCAACACGTACCTCATCTCCTCGGCCCTCCAGACGCACATCTCGGGCACCGACGCGACGAGGCTTCGCGAGAGCGGAGAGGAGTGGGACGTCGTCGTGAGGGCGCCCCAAGGGCGCCGCGCGACGCTCGAGGACATCCTGGCGCTTCCCATCCCCACGATGGCCGGCGGGGCGGTGCGGCTCTCGTCCGTGGCCGACGTGCAGCTCGGCGTCGCCCCCACGGAGATCCGTCACCGTGACCAGGAGCGGATCGTGAAGGTCGAGGGACGCCTCCTCGGGCGTCCGCTGGGTGAGGTGACGGGCGACATCCGGAAGGCGCTGGCCGACATCGAGGTGCCGCCGTCCGTGCGCGTGGACTTCGGCGGTGACGTCGAACAGCAGGGCCGCGCGTTCCGCGACCTCGCGCTGTTGCTCATGCTGTCCATCGTGCTCGTCTACATGGTCATGGCGGCGCAGTTCGAGTCGCTCATCGATCCGTTCATCGTGATGTTCTCGGTGCCCTTCGCGTTCGTCGGGGTCATCTGGGCGTTTCTCATCACGGGCACGACGCTCGCGCTCACGTCGTTCCTCGGCGTCATCATGCTCGTGGGCATCGTCGTCAACAATGCCATCGTGCTCGTTGACTACACGAACATCACGAGGAGGCGGGGAACTCCGCTCGCGGAGGCCGTGCTGGCGGCCGGCCGTCGCCGCCTGCGCCCGGTCCTCATGACGACGTTCACGACGATCTTCGGCATGATCCCGCTCGCCGTCATGCGCGCCACGGGGTCGGAGGTCTGGCGGCCGCTCGGCGTCGCGATGATCGGGGGGCTCCTGGTGGCGACGCTCGTGACGCTCGTGCTCGTGCCGACCGTCTACGCCGTCTTCGAGACCAGGTTCAGGCGCTTCGAGGAGAACACAGCATGA
- a CDS encoding DUF362 domain-containing protein, with protein sequence MAGSRVAVLRTRPESVLEDYRRLCDLAGARDALDASATSILKDNISWHLMYPSSNTTPWQLEGTILGLRDAGLSDLVDVHNKTVVTIADLGDRYNKLGPVLAKHGVPVKYNFEPADMSWVPYRPKARMLALDRVYPDGINIPDFFFGKNIVHLPTVKTHSYTVTTGAMKNAFGGLLCVNRHMTHTWIHDTLVDLLAIQREIHSGIFATMDGTTAGSGPGPRTLVPHRKDVILASADPVAIDAVAAAMMGFDPMAVRYIARATEAGLGQGDPRKIEIVGDEEAAAERWGFKVGVNLGTGTGMLLWRSPLRVFQKLLFQTPIVKIFIFASETYHDRIWYPLRGRPVVERWKRESPWGRLFESYPG encoded by the coding sequence GTGGCAGGCTCGCGCGTTGCGGTCCTCCGGACGCGTCCGGAGTCGGTGCTCGAGGACTACAGGAGGCTGTGCGATCTCGCCGGCGCGCGGGACGCGCTCGACGCCTCCGCGACGAGCATTCTCAAGGACAACATCAGCTGGCACCTCATGTACCCGTCGTCCAACACGACGCCGTGGCAGCTCGAGGGGACCATCCTCGGTCTCAGGGACGCCGGCCTCTCCGACCTCGTGGACGTGCACAACAAGACGGTCGTCACCATCGCGGACCTCGGCGACCGCTACAACAAGCTCGGACCCGTGCTCGCCAAGCACGGGGTCCCCGTGAAGTACAACTTCGAGCCCGCCGACATGAGCTGGGTGCCCTACCGACCCAAGGCGAGGATGCTCGCGCTCGACCGCGTCTACCCCGACGGGATCAACATCCCCGACTTCTTCTTCGGCAAGAACATCGTGCACCTGCCGACCGTGAAGACGCACAGCTACACGGTCACGACGGGCGCGATGAAGAACGCGTTCGGAGGACTCCTGTGCGTGAACCGGCACATGACCCACACGTGGATCCACGACACGCTCGTGGACCTGCTCGCGATCCAGCGCGAGATCCACTCCGGCATCTTCGCGACGATGGACGGGACGACGGCGGGAAGCGGCCCGGGGCCGCGCACGCTCGTGCCGCACCGGAAGGACGTCATCCTCGCGTCGGCGGACCCGGTCGCCATCGACGCGGTCGCCGCGGCGATGATGGGCTTCGACCCGATGGCCGTCCGCTACATCGCGCGGGCCACCGAGGCGGGCCTGGGGCAGGGCGATCCGAGGAAGATCGAGATCGTGGGCGACGAGGAGGCCGCCGCCGAGCGCTGGGGATTCAAGGTCGGCGTCAACCTCGGGACGGGGACGGGAATGCTCCTGTGGCGTTCGCCGCTCAGGGTCTTCCAGAAGCTTCTCTTCCAGACCCCCATCGTGAAGATCTTCATCTTCGCGAGCGAGACCTATCACGACCGGATCTGGTACCCGCTCAGGGGCAGGCCGGTGGTCGAGCGGTGGAAGCGAGAGAGCCCGTGGGGCAGGCTCTTCGAGAGCTACCCCGGCTGA